The following coding sequences lie in one Synechococcus sp. MW101C3 genomic window:
- a CDS encoding sigma-70 factor domain-containing protein, with protein MADADPRPVVLPRSLPPVDGDLVRSYLRDIGRVPLLSHEQEITLGRQVQEL; from the coding sequence CTGGCCGATGCCGACCCCCGGCCCGTGGTTCTGCCCCGTTCCCTGCCCCCCGTGGACGGCGACCTGGTGCGCTCGTATCTGCGGGACATCGGCCGCGTGCCGTTGCTGAGCCATGAGCAGGAGATCACGCTGGGCCGCCAGGTGCAGGAGCTG
- the mgtE gene encoding magnesium transporter — protein MSELDSGGARHGRQDPAGRGQSGGAEHGGGAVGSISGSTIVLGGGLQVAEVVSRQLEALLKASNYGGVKLLLEPVQPVDCAEAIGTLPRTLQALAFRLLPKDKAIEVYEYLDGDVQQSLVERLRSGEVLELVEEMSPDDRVRLFDELPAKVVRRLLMELSPAERRVTAQLLGYEAETAGRLMTTEFIDLKEFHSAAQALDIVRRRARDTETVYSLYVTDASRHLTGILSLRDLVMADPEDRIGDVMTREVVNVTTATDQEEVARVIQRYDFLAVPVVDREERLVGIVTVDDVIDVIQQEATRDLYAAGAVQAGDEDDYFRSNLFTVARRRVVWLLVLLIANAGTAAVIASQESVLKRVVMLTAFIPLLIGTGGNVGSQSSTVVIRGLSTQRIQALGTWPAIWREAVAGALLGVLMVLVVVPWARYVSGSWLVAVAAGLSLVAITTLAATAGAALPLLFDRLGLDPALMSAPFIATATDVAGVFIYLRTATWLLDSLGMPL, from the coding sequence ATGAGCGAGCTCGACAGCGGCGGCGCCCGCCATGGCCGCCAGGATCCTGCCGGCCGAGGCCAGTCCGGCGGCGCTGAGCACGGCGGTGGCGCGGTGGGCAGCATCAGCGGCTCCACGATCGTGCTCGGCGGCGGCCTGCAGGTGGCCGAGGTGGTGTCCCGCCAGCTGGAAGCCCTGCTCAAGGCCAGCAACTACGGCGGCGTGAAACTGCTGCTGGAGCCGGTTCAGCCGGTGGATTGCGCCGAGGCGATCGGCACCCTGCCGCGCACGCTGCAGGCCCTGGCCTTCCGCCTGCTGCCCAAGGACAAGGCGATTGAGGTGTACGAATACCTCGATGGCGATGTGCAGCAGAGCCTGGTGGAGCGGCTCCGTTCCGGCGAGGTGCTGGAGCTGGTGGAGGAGATGTCGCCGGACGACCGGGTGCGGCTGTTCGATGAACTGCCCGCCAAGGTGGTGCGGCGCCTGCTGATGGAGCTGAGCCCGGCGGAGCGCCGAGTCACGGCCCAGCTGCTGGGCTACGAGGCGGAAACGGCCGGCCGGTTGATGACGACCGAATTCATCGACCTCAAGGAGTTCCACAGCGCCGCTCAGGCGCTCGACATCGTGCGGCGGCGGGCCCGGGACACTGAAACCGTGTACAGCCTCTACGTGACCGACGCTTCGCGTCACCTCACTGGCATCCTCTCGCTACGGGATCTGGTGATGGCCGACCCGGAGGACCGCATCGGCGATGTGATGACCCGGGAGGTGGTGAACGTCACCACCGCCACGGATCAGGAGGAGGTGGCCCGCGTGATCCAGCGCTACGACTTCCTGGCGGTGCCGGTGGTGGACCGCGAGGAGCGGCTGGTGGGGATCGTCACCGTCGACGACGTGATCGATGTGATCCAGCAGGAGGCCACCCGTGACCTCTACGCGGCCGGCGCCGTTCAGGCGGGCGATGAGGACGACTACTTCCGCAGCAACCTGTTCACCGTGGCCCGCCGCCGGGTGGTGTGGTTGCTCGTGCTGCTGATCGCCAATGCCGGCACCGCGGCGGTGATCGCCTCTCAGGAGTCGGTGCTGAAGCGGGTGGTGATGCTGACGGCCTTCATCCCGCTGCTGATCGGCACGGGCGGCAACGTGGGCTCGCAGAGTTCCACCGTGGTGATCCGTGGCCTCAGCACCCAGCGCATCCAGGCGCTCGGTACCTGGCCGGCGATCTGGCGCGAGGCCGTGGCCGGCGCCTTGCTGGGGGTGCTGATGGTGCTGGTGGTGGTGCCCTGGGCCCGCTATGTGTCAGGCAGCTGGCTGGTGGCGGTGGCGGCGGGCCTGAGCCTGGTGGCCATCACCACCCTGGCGGCCACGGCCGGCGCGGCGCTGCCGCTGCTGTTCGATCGGCTGGGGCTCGATCCAGCCCTGATGTCGGCGCCCTTCATCGCCACCGCCACCGACGTGGCGGGGGTGTTCATCTACCTCAGGACCGCCACCTGGCTGCTCGACTCACTCGGGATGCCGCTCTAG
- a CDS encoding glutathione peroxidase: MSVSVSNVVVRSATGAETPLAGYAGSVLLIVNVASRCGFTRQYAGLQTLQDTYGARGFKVLGFPCNDFGAQEPGTLPEIQQFCSTTYGASFELFDKVQAKGVKSAPYDVLTQAEPAGDVEWNFEKFLVGKDGTVLARFKSAVDPTGPELTAAIEAALAA; encoded by the coding sequence ATGAGCGTGAGCGTTTCCAATGTGGTGGTGCGCAGCGCCACAGGCGCGGAGACACCGCTGGCCGGCTATGCCGGCTCGGTGCTGCTGATCGTGAACGTGGCCAGCCGCTGCGGCTTCACCCGCCAGTACGCCGGCCTGCAGACGCTGCAGGACACCTACGGCGCCCGCGGCTTCAAGGTGTTGGGCTTCCCCTGCAACGATTTCGGCGCCCAGGAACCGGGCACCCTGCCGGAGATCCAGCAGTTCTGCTCCACCACCTATGGCGCCAGCTTCGAGCTGTTCGACAAGGTGCAGGCCAAGGGCGTGAAGAGCGCTCCCTATGACGTGCTCACCCAGGCCGAACCGGCCGGCGATGTGGAGTGGAACTTCGAGAAGTTCCTGGTGGGCAAGGACGGAACGGTGCTGGCGCGCTTCAAGAGCGCCGTGGATCCCACCGGCCCTGAGCTGACGGCAGCCATCGAGGCGGCCCTCGCCGCCTGA
- a CDS encoding CrcB family protein, with the protein MPDPGDLQARRLRFELVELLLVAAGAVPGALLRWQAEARLGPVLGGAPWAELLVNLTGCLVLGLLAGPIPWRTPLVLCLGIGFCGALTTFSSWMLNLVRLAELDRAGEGLWLLLASLVLGLLAAAAGVAASHRLMAALRRRRL; encoded by the coding sequence GTGCCTGACCCGGGCGACCTTCAGGCGCGGCGGTTGCGTTTCGAGCTCGTGGAGCTGCTGCTGGTGGCTGCGGGGGCGGTGCCTGGCGCCCTGCTGCGCTGGCAGGCGGAAGCGCGTCTCGGCCCTGTGCTGGGCGGTGCCCCCTGGGCGGAGCTGCTGGTGAACCTGACCGGCTGCCTGGTGCTCGGCCTGCTGGCGGGACCGATCCCCTGGCGCACGCCGCTGGTGCTCTGCCTCGGCATCGGCTTCTGCGGGGCCCTCACCACCTTCAGCAGCTGGATGCTGAACCTGGTGCGGCTGGCCGAGCTCGATCGCGCCGGCGAGGGACTCTGGCTGCTACTGGCCAGCCTGGTGCTGGGTCTGCTGGCAGCGGCCGCAGGGGTCGCCGCCAGCCATCGGCTGATGGCCGCCCTGCGTCGCCGCAGGCTGTGA
- a CDS encoding CrcB family protein: protein MAGRVNEALLVAVGAVPGSWLRLRLVNHFEPLLPHRHWATLAVNVSASFALGLVVALDRSSGTGSPLLLLIGTGFLGSFSTFSTFMLEALLAWQAGRRRETLALLAASVLLGVLAVLLGQAVARA from the coding sequence CTGGCTGGTCGGGTGAATGAGGCCCTGCTGGTGGCCGTCGGTGCGGTACCCGGCAGTTGGCTGCGGCTGCGGCTGGTCAACCACTTTGAGCCGCTGTTGCCTCATCGCCACTGGGCCACCCTCGCGGTCAACGTGTCCGCCAGCTTCGCGCTCGGGCTGGTGGTGGCGCTCGATCGCTCCAGCGGCACTGGCAGCCCCCTGCTGCTGCTGATCGGCACCGGTTTTCTCGGCAGCTTCAGCACGTTCTCCACCTTCATGCTGGAAGCCTTGCTGGCCTGGCAGGCCGGCAGGCGACGCGAAACACTGGCGCTGCTGGCGGCCTCCGTGCTGCTGGGCGTGCTGGCCGTGCTGCTGGGGCAGGCGGTAGCCCGTGCCTGA
- the gyrB gene encoding DNA topoisomerase (ATP-hydrolyzing) subunit B yields MSDSSKVQHAYGAEQIQVLEGLEPVRKRPGMYIGTTGPRGLHHLVYEVVDNSVDEALAGHCTEILVRLCEDGSAEVTDNGRGIPTDVHPRTGKSALETVLTVLHAGGKFGSGGYKVSGGLHGVGVSVVNALSEWVEVTVHRQDQVHRQRFERGAPIGTLRSEADTSGRTGTAVRFKPDIEIFSGGIHFDYTTLSGRLRELAYLNGGVRIVFRDERSEALGADGSAHEEIYHYEGGIREYVAYMNDGKDPLHPDIIYVNAEKDGVQVEAALQWCVDAYSDSILGFANNIRTVDGGTHIEGLKTVLTRTLNTFARKRGKRKDGDSNLAGENIREGLTAVLSVKVPDPEFEGQTKTKLGNTEVRGIVDTVVGESLSEFLEFHPQVIDLILEKAIQAFNAAEAARRARELVRRKSVLESSTLPGKLADCSSRDPSESEIYIVEGDSAGGSAKQGRDRRFQAILPLRGKILNIEKTDDAKIYKNTEIQALITGLGLGIKGEEFNESSLRYHRIVIMTDADVDGAHIRTLLLTFFYRYQKMLLEGGYIYIACPPLYKVERGKNHTYCYDEKDLRKTLDGFGEKANYTLQRFKGLGEMMPKQLWETTMDPSTRKMKRVEIEDAAEADRIFTILMGDKVAPRREFIETHSAELDFAQLDI; encoded by the coding sequence CTTGTGTATGAGGTGGTGGATAACTCGGTGGACGAGGCCCTTGCCGGCCACTGCACTGAGATCCTGGTGCGCCTTTGCGAGGACGGCTCCGCAGAGGTCACCGACAACGGACGCGGCATCCCCACCGACGTGCACCCGCGCACCGGCAAGTCGGCCCTGGAGACCGTGCTCACCGTTCTGCACGCCGGCGGCAAGTTCGGCAGTGGCGGCTACAAGGTGTCCGGCGGTCTGCACGGCGTGGGCGTTTCGGTGGTGAACGCGCTCAGCGAGTGGGTGGAAGTGACCGTGCACCGGCAGGATCAGGTGCACCGCCAGCGCTTCGAGCGCGGCGCCCCGATCGGAACCCTGCGCTCGGAAGCCGATACCAGCGGCCGCACTGGCACGGCGGTGCGCTTCAAGCCCGATATCGAGATCTTCTCCGGCGGCATCCACTTCGACTACACCACGTTGTCCGGCAGGCTGCGGGAGCTGGCCTATCTCAACGGCGGTGTGCGGATTGTTTTCCGCGATGAACGCAGCGAGGCCCTCGGCGCCGACGGCAGCGCCCACGAGGAGATCTATCACTACGAAGGCGGTATCCGCGAGTACGTCGCCTACATGAACGACGGCAAGGATCCCCTTCACCCCGACATCATCTATGTGAATGCTGAGAAGGACGGCGTGCAGGTGGAGGCTGCGTTGCAGTGGTGCGTGGACGCCTACTCCGACAGCATTCTCGGCTTCGCCAATAACATCCGCACCGTCGACGGCGGCACGCACATCGAGGGTCTGAAAACAGTTCTCACCCGTACGCTCAACACCTTCGCCAGGAAGCGCGGCAAGCGCAAGGACGGTGATTCCAACCTGGCGGGCGAGAACATCCGCGAGGGGCTCACCGCCGTGCTGTCGGTGAAGGTGCCCGATCCGGAATTCGAAGGTCAGACCAAGACCAAGCTCGGCAACACCGAGGTGCGCGGCATCGTGGACACCGTGGTGGGCGAATCGCTGAGCGAATTCCTTGAGTTCCACCCCCAGGTGATCGACCTGATCCTGGAGAAGGCGATCCAGGCCTTCAACGCCGCTGAGGCGGCTCGCCGCGCCCGTGAACTGGTGCGCCGTAAATCGGTGCTCGAGAGTTCCACACTGCCCGGCAAGCTGGCCGATTGCAGCTCCCGCGATCCTTCCGAATCCGAGATCTATATCGTGGAAGGCGACTCCGCCGGTGGCTCCGCCAAGCAGGGCCGCGACCGCCGCTTCCAGGCGATCCTGCCCCTGCGTGGCAAGATCCTCAATATCGAGAAAACCGACGACGCCAAGATCTACAAGAACACCGAGATCCAGGCGCTGATCACTGGCCTGGGGCTGGGCATCAAGGGAGAAGAATTCAATGAATCCTCGCTGCGCTATCACCGGATCGTGATCATGACCGACGCGGATGTTGACGGCGCCCACATCCGCACGCTGCTGCTTACCTTCTTCTATCGCTACCAGAAAATGTTGCTGGAAGGCGGCTACATCTACATCGCCTGCCCGCCTCTCTACAAGGTGGAGCGCGGCAAGAACCACACCTACTGCTACGACGAAAAAGACCTCAGGAAAACCCTTGATGGCTTCGGTGAGAAGGCCAATTACACACTCCAGCGTTTCAAGGGTCTGGGGGAAATGATGCCCAAGCAGCTGTGGGAAACCACCATGGATCCCTCCACCCGCAAGATGAAGCGGGTGGAGATCGAAGATGCCGCTGAAGCGGATCGCATCTTCACCATCCTGATGGGAGACAAAGTGGCGCCCCGCCGCGAATTCATCGAAACCCACAGCGCCGAGCTCGATTTCGCTCAGCTCGACATCTGA